In Oryzias melastigma strain HK-1 linkage group LG18, ASM292280v2, whole genome shotgun sequence, one DNA window encodes the following:
- the cd248a gene encoding CD248 molecule, endosialin a: MGFQVGSSAALLVLSLWTVFFDISSVLGQDLQERDAICTPAGCYVVHFQRKIFLDSWRTCKQMGGNLATIKRKEDAAAIASLFSTLDLRQSRSRVRVWIGLQRQPRQCTPARPLRGFSWTTGDQDTQYTNWQSDYNMASCMVPRCVVLRYGINEHADNFKWMDGSCSVPVDGFLCHYSYRGMCPALRNEGGGNPFYATPFNLMSTLLTHVPFGSVATVPCPPGTREGQPVLCTLREDGRVGWSRGPPFCSDLLPSSMCEINNGGCEQLCRSVNGHFFCECFQGYELRNDGLTCERVNICDVASCEYECLTLMDNYRCACPEGYMLKRDQHNCEDVNECLQSPCEQLCENTPGSFHCSCHKGFFQHYDGRCQDIDECLDDPCDQVCENTRGSFICHCSLGYENDPDDLTQCQDIDECQSPDACEHMCANSEGSYECYCKEGYELMADQSSCVHRGSGEHQSIVTTPYYWVTHQREPAWDVLNYDRSTDPSHNSWPAEMDKEDLDWLTKPTSQYGSEVIYVTRTQRDELDPDFAQNSATHRGEVQEKVVVSTVQPSTSSSSTSDWYYDNVEEGTTTALPLHSTSTVVGGAANLWPKVSPSTQSPGDSSHRQETGELQAEMSDFPEDESKEQITCVGVARSHGPAAPSEFTSSPPLLGGDGGSGDSQDSVKEDQDLRQSGTWLLVGLLVPICIFIVVMAALGIVFCTRCTSQPKNKKSSDCYHWISGAHDKQGGADPSAGAKAQV; this comes from the coding sequence ATGGGCTTTCAGGTGGGCAGTTCTGCTGCTCTCCTCGTGCTCTCCCTGTGGActgttttctttgacatttcttcTGTTCTGGGTCAGGACCTTCAAGAGAGGGATGCTATCTGCACTCCAGCCGGCTGCTATGTGGTCCACTTCCAGCGCAAGATCTTCCTGGACTCGTGGAGAACCTGCAAGCAGATGGGTGGCAACCTGGCCACAATCAAACGGAAGGAGGATGCAGCTGCCATCGCCTCCCTTTTCTCCACTCTGGATTTACGGCAGTCGCGCTCCCGGGTCCGGGTGTGGATTGGACTGCAGCGCCAGCCTCGGCAGTGCACACCCGCTCGCCCGCTCAGGGGGTTCTCCTGGACTACCGGCGATCAAGACACCCAGTATACCAACTGGCAGAGCGACTACAACATGGCTTCATGCATGGTTCCTCGTTGCGTGGTTTTGCGCTACGGGATTAACGAGCATGCGGACAACTTCAAGTGGATGGACGGTTCCTGCTCCGTCCCGGTCGATGGGTTCCTGTGCCACTATTCCTACAGAGGAATGTGTCCTGCCTTGAGGAATGAGGGTGGAGGAAACCCCTTCTATGCGACACCATTCAACCTCATGAGCACACTCTTAACCCATGTACCGTTTGGATCTGTTGCTACGGTACCATGCCCTCCAGGTACCAGGGAAGGGCAACCGGTTTTGTGCACACTGAGGGAAGATGGACGTGTGGGATGGTCACGGGGCCCCCCGTTTTGCTCGGATCTCCTACCATCCAGCATGTGTGAGATCAATAACGGGGGCTGTGAGCAGCTCTGCAGATCAGTCAACGGTCACTTCTTCTGTGAGTGTTTTCAAGGGTACGAGCTGCGAAATGACGGACTGACCTGCGAGCGGGTGAATATTTGTGACGTGGCCTCCTGTGAGTACGAGTGCCTGACTCTCATGGATAACTACCGCTGCGCCTGTCCGGAAGGATACATGCTGAAACGAGACCAGCACAACTGTGAGGATGTAAACGAGTGTCTTCAGAGTCCCTGTGAGCAGCTCTGTGAGAACACGCCGGGATCCTTTCACTGCAGCTGCCACAAGGGCTTCTTTCAACACTATGATGGTCGCTGCCAGGACATAGATGAGTGTCTGGACGACCCGTGTGATCAAGTTTGTGAGAACACTCGTGGATCCTTTATCTGCCACTGCAGCCTCGGCTATGAAAACGACCCAGACGATTTAACCCAATGCCAAGACATCGATGAATGCCAAAGCCCGGACGCCTGCGAACACATGTGCGCCAATTCTGAAGGGAGCTACGAGTGCTACTGTAAGGAGGGCTATGAGCTCATGGCGGACCAGTCTTCCTGTGTGCACAGAGGCAGCGGTGAGCACCAGTCGATCGTCACCACTCCGTATTACTGGGTCACCCACCAGAGAGAGCCTGCATGGGATGTGCTGAACTATGACAGGAGCACAGACCCGAGTCATAACAGCTGGCCTGCAGAGATGGACAAAGAGGACCTGGACTGGCTCACCAAACCGACAAGTCAGTATGGCTCTGAGGTCATCTACGTCACCAGAACACAACGGGATGAACTTGACCCTGACTTCGCCCAGAACTCTGCAACGCACCGAGGTGAGGTACAGGAAAAAGTGGTTGTGTCCACCGTACAGCCAAGCACCAGCTCTAGCTCCACGTCAGACTGGTACTATGACAATGTGGAAGAGGGGACTACTACGGCTCTTCCACTCCATTCCACCTCTACAGTAGTGGGAGGAGCTGCAAATTTGTGGCCTAAAGTTTCTCCTTCCACTCAGAGCCCAGGAGATTCCAGCCACCGGCAGGAAACGGGGGAGCTACAAGCAGAAATGTCTGATTTCCCAGAAGATGAATCAAAAGAGCAAATAACATGTGTGGGGGTTGCCCGCTCTCATGGCCCTGCTGCTCCCAGTGAGTTCACTTCTTCCCCGCCCCTCCTGGGCGGCGACGGGGGGAGTGGAGACAGCCAGGATTCTGTCAAAGAGGACCAGGATCTGAGACAGAGCGGCACTTGGCTATTGGTCGGCCTCCTCGTGCCCATCTGCATCTTCATCGTGGTGATGGCGGCGCTTGGCATCGTCTTCTGCACCCGCTGCACCTCTCAGCCCAAAAACAAGAAGAGCAGCGACTGTTACCACTGGATCTCGGGCGCCCACGACAAGCAGGGAGGCGCCGACCCGTCAGCGGGGGCCAAGGCGCAGGTTTAA